Proteins from a single region of Scleropages formosus chromosome 22, fSclFor1.1, whole genome shotgun sequence:
- the mbd1b gene encoding methyl-CpG-binding domain protein 1b isoform X2 yields MNEELLNSPVTARSPREQSARRGRGMDEHGGADKATVATTDEVKLMGNRGAGSVGQHGSQSSLESLQKETQSSPGDMAAHSQELICGVTSTEEVGEGSAGSREGAGAPKDEPPEDWLEPLEEDDEDDDRQSWELDILPGEMHLNGRQEAELESLAGESERSGSLAGSERNFKKKSRSNSGVSAPKRRRRQNIADEEWEEWPVLGEGWKRKEVFRRSGFSVGKTDTYYMSPSGDRFRSKIELTKHLFGVMDLSTFDFKSGKFLDAITYRKMRRRRKKRDQSPINSEQSVFSDIMGPVDCCYSPDAPLGHLHGAGSQRHQPMSFLSSGSLQKSSTSSHSPYSFSTPPCSVQASPLQVDVAAQCPGNTTSLGPGKVTSLGCSTADMSSGEPPFHHLDPSEPGPSLAAGNPASTPERPYGANGQGQDSSWGVPGSPQEKLTVQHILSPELISLDPTVTVNGEGGRRNPTPDTLFSNCTKCGSPYLYADLNRMDQPTLCPKCRSEKRPDSRNIIFRKWLPCGQCRACLVTEDCGTCASCRNGLLNPDSRKPVRCRRRKCLCPIRKNKAKDELEMENMPIQPYSIFQHSDSEDFSLFLDDDDDMEGGPKKRNRRSCGMCNACLHTTDCGSCDFCIDKPKFGGSNKKRQKCRLRQCQRQAMLGKSEYLTPEGWVGLGRPRPHYQYGARRGRSRKSEALWDDMEFTDDENEEGYMAIFKPGFHGPVTEEDGGDFAQHSQNYVKTTSGRQEALKENGFASKVLEANQPSISVSEAIWAYDHVPQMTEKAGEGDSGKERASLDLGENMRVVEVDTGESHVQEVTPMITQIFSLADNAQTGVGTELPINRELLQLLEDLRRAVLPVHWVGLIVEGPRLQLVQCSKLSTMADTVVQIESGFHYQVSVQDQPLLLTHPLYEVHPSRLVSVVHVVSLLLDLERYAVCQGYPVTVPWAGLEPTSYVRAATCDFLVPRTKERCAKCSVAPLRL; encoded by the exons ATGAATGAGGAACTGCTGAATTCTCCTGTCACTGCAAGAAGCCCAAGAGAGCAGAGTGCTCGTAGGGGCAGAGGCATGGATGAACATGGAGGGGCTGATAAAGCAACAGTAGCCACCACAGATGAAGTGAAACTTATGGGCAATCGGGGTGCTGGCTCTGTGGGTCAGCATGGGTCACAGTCAAGCTTGGAGTCCCTGCAAAAGGAGACCCAGTCATCCCCAGGAGACATGGCGGCTCACTCTCAGGAGCTCATCTGCGGTGTTACTAGCACAGAGGAGGTGGGGGAAGGTTCTGCGGGCTCAAGAGAGGGTGCTGGGGCCCCCAAAGATGAACCCCCTGAAGACTGGCTGGAGCCTCTagaggaggatgatgaggacGATGACCGGCAGAGCTGGGAGCTGGACATCCTTCCAGGAGAGATGCACCTGAATGGTAGACAGGAGGCAGAACTGGAGAGCCTGGCTGGAGAGAGTGAAAGGAGTGGAAGTTTGGCAGGCAGTGAGAGGAACTTCAAAAAGAAGAGCAGAAGCAACAGTGGAGT GTCTGCCCCGAAGCGCAGGAGGCGGCAGAACATCGCTGATGAAGAATGGGAAGAATGGCCTGTACTGGGAGAAGGCTGGAAACGTAAAGAAGTCTTCCGTCGCTCTGGCTTCAGTGTCGGCAAGACGGACACATACTACATGAG CCCCAGTGGTGACCGATTCAGAAGTAAGATTGAACTGACCAAACATCTTTTTGGTGTTATGGATCTCTCCACATTTGACTTCAAATCTGGAAAATTCCTAGATGCAATCACTTACAGGAAGatgagaaggagaagaaag AAGAGGGACCAATCTCCCATCAACAGTGAGCAGAGCGTTTTTTCAGATATTATGGGCCCAGTGGACTGCTGCTATTCTCCTGATGCCCCTCTTGGCCACCTCCATGGTGCTGGATCTCAGAGACACCAGCCCATGTCCTTCTTGTCTAGTGGCTCCCTGCAGAAGAGCAGTACCTCCTCGCACTCTCCTTACTCCTTCAGCACTCCCCCGTGTTCAGTTCAAGCATCCCCGCTTCAGGTGGATGTGGCAGCACAGTGCCCAGGTAACACTACATCTCTTGGCCCTGGAAAAGTGACCTCTTTGGGTTGTAGCACTGCAGATATGTCAAGCGGCGAACCCCCTTTCCATCACCTGGATCCATCTGAGCCAGGCCCCTCGCTTGCTGCGGGAAATCCGGCCTCCACACCGGAGAGACCATATGGTGCCAATGGTCAGGGCCAGGACAGCTCCTGGGGTGTCCCAGGGAGCCCCCAGGAAAAGCTCACAGTTCAGCACATTTTGAGCCCAGAGCTCATATCTCTGGATCCCACTGTCACCGTGAATGGGGAGGGTGGACGCAGGAACCCAACACCAGACACGTTATTTTC AAACTGTACCAAATGTGGTAGTCCATATCTTTATGCGGATTTGAACAGGATGGACCAGCCGACTTTGTGCCCAAAATGCAGGT CTGAGAAGAGGCCAGATAGCAGAAATATTATCTTCAGAAAG TGGCTTCCGTGTGGGCAGTGTCGTGCTTGCCTTGTCACCGAGGACTGCGGAACGTGTGCCAGCTGCCGCAACGGGCTGCTGAACCCCGACTCCCGGAAGCCTGTGCGATGCAGGAGGCGGAAATGTCTCTGCCCCATCCGCAAG AATAAAGCCAAGGATGAGTTGGAGATGGAGAATATGCCG ATACAGCCATATTCCATTTTCCAACATAGTGATTCAGAAGATTTTTCGCTGTTTTtggatgatgatgacgacatGGAG GGCGGACCGAAGAAGCGCAATCGGCGCTCTTGCGGGATGTGCAATGCCTGCCTGCACACCACGGACTGCGGCTCCTGTGACTTCTGCATAGACAAGCCCAAATTTGGGGGGAGCAACAAGAAAAGGCAGAAGTGTCGACTCCGCCAGTGTCAGAGGCAGGCTATG TTGGGAAAGTCTGAATACCTGACTCCGGAAGGCTGGGTGGGGCTGGGCAGGCCAAGGCCACACTATCAGTATGGTGCTCGCAGGGGCAGATCGCGGAAATCTGAAGCGTTGTGGGATGATATGGAGTTCACTGATGATGAGAATGAGGAAGGCTACATGGCTATATTCAAGCCAGGGTTTCATGGGCCTGTGACTGAAGAGGATGGAGGAGACTTTGCGCAACATTCACAG AACTATGTGAAGACAACCAGTGGGAGGCAAGAAGCACTGAAAGAGAATGGTTTTGCTTCCAAGGTTCTTGAGGCCAACCAACCCTCCATCTCTGTCTCA GAAGCAATATGGGCATATGACCATGTGCCGCAAATGACCGAGAAAGCTGGTGAGGGGGATTCTGGGAAGGAGAGGGCGAGTCTGGACCTGGGCGAGAATATGCGGGTAGTGGAGGTGGACACTGGAGAATCTCACGTGCAGGAGGTCACACCTATG ATCACCCAGATATTTAGCCTGGCAGACAATGCCCAGACGGGCGTTGGAACAGAGCTCCCAATTAACCGTGAACTCCTGCAGCTCCTTGAGGATCTGCGAAGGGCAGTGCTGCCAGTGCACTGGGTGGGACTAATTGTGGAAGGCCCAAGGCTGCAGCTGGTTCAGTGCTCCAAGTTGTCCACCATGGCTGACACCGTGGTGCAGATTGAGTCTGGTTTCCACTACCAGGTTAGTGTGCAGGACCAGCCACTTCTCCTCACCCACCCATTGTATGAGGTCCACCCGTCCCGCCTGGTCTCTGTGGTCCATGTTGTCTCACTGTTGTTGGACCTGGAGAGGTACGCTGTGTGTCAGGGCTACCCAGTCACTGTTCCTTGGGCTGGCCTCGAACCTACATCCTACGTGCGGGCAGCCACCTGCGACTTCCTGGTACCGCGGACAAAGGAACGATGCGCCAAGTGCAGCGTCGCTCCGCTGAGGCTGTGA
- the mbd1b gene encoding methyl-CpG-binding domain protein 1b isoform X1, producing MNEELLNSPVTARSPREQSARRGRGMDEHGGADKATVATTDEVKLMGNRGAGSVGQHGSQSSLESLQKETQSSPGDMAAHSQELICGVTSTEEVGEGSAGSREGAGAPKDEPPEDWLEPLEEDDEDDDRQSWELDILPGEMHLNGRQEAELESLAGESERSGSLAGSERNFKKKSRSNSGVSAPKRRRRQNIADEEWEEWPVLGEGWKRKEVFRRSGFSVGKTDTYYMSPSGDRFRSKIELTKHLFGVMDLSTFDFKSGKFLDAITYRKMRRRRKKRDQSPINSEQSVFSDIMGPVDCCYSPDAPLGHLHGAGSQRHQPMSFLSSGSLQKSSTSSHSPYSFSTPPCSVQASPLQVDVAAQCPGNTTSLGPGKVTSLGCSTADMSSGEPPFHHLDPSEPGPSLAAGNPASTPERPYGANGQGQDSSWGVPGSPQEKLTVQHILSPELISLDPTVTVNGEGGRRNPTPDTLFSNCTKCGSPYLYADLNRMDQPTLCPKCRSEKRPDSRNIIFRKWLPCGQCRACLVTEDCGTCASCRNGLLNPDSRKPVRCRRRKCLCPIRKNKAKDELEMENMPIQPYSIFQHSDSEDFSLFLDDDDDMEGGPKKRNRRSCGMCNACLHTTDCGSCDFCIDKPKFGGSNKKRQKCRLRQCQRQAMRHLLPFQLGKSEYLTPEGWVGLGRPRPHYQYGARRGRSRKSEALWDDMEFTDDENEEGYMAIFKPGFHGPVTEEDGGDFAQHSQNYVKTTSGRQEALKENGFASKVLEANQPSISVSEAIWAYDHVPQMTEKAGEGDSGKERASLDLGENMRVVEVDTGESHVQEVTPMITQIFSLADNAQTGVGTELPINRELLQLLEDLRRAVLPVHWVGLIVEGPRLQLVQCSKLSTMADTVVQIESGFHYQVSVQDQPLLLTHPLYEVHPSRLVSVVHVVSLLLDLERYAVCQGYPVTVPWAGLEPTSYVRAATCDFLVPRTKERCAKCSVAPLRL from the exons ATGAATGAGGAACTGCTGAATTCTCCTGTCACTGCAAGAAGCCCAAGAGAGCAGAGTGCTCGTAGGGGCAGAGGCATGGATGAACATGGAGGGGCTGATAAAGCAACAGTAGCCACCACAGATGAAGTGAAACTTATGGGCAATCGGGGTGCTGGCTCTGTGGGTCAGCATGGGTCACAGTCAAGCTTGGAGTCCCTGCAAAAGGAGACCCAGTCATCCCCAGGAGACATGGCGGCTCACTCTCAGGAGCTCATCTGCGGTGTTACTAGCACAGAGGAGGTGGGGGAAGGTTCTGCGGGCTCAAGAGAGGGTGCTGGGGCCCCCAAAGATGAACCCCCTGAAGACTGGCTGGAGCCTCTagaggaggatgatgaggacGATGACCGGCAGAGCTGGGAGCTGGACATCCTTCCAGGAGAGATGCACCTGAATGGTAGACAGGAGGCAGAACTGGAGAGCCTGGCTGGAGAGAGTGAAAGGAGTGGAAGTTTGGCAGGCAGTGAGAGGAACTTCAAAAAGAAGAGCAGAAGCAACAGTGGAGT GTCTGCCCCGAAGCGCAGGAGGCGGCAGAACATCGCTGATGAAGAATGGGAAGAATGGCCTGTACTGGGAGAAGGCTGGAAACGTAAAGAAGTCTTCCGTCGCTCTGGCTTCAGTGTCGGCAAGACGGACACATACTACATGAG CCCCAGTGGTGACCGATTCAGAAGTAAGATTGAACTGACCAAACATCTTTTTGGTGTTATGGATCTCTCCACATTTGACTTCAAATCTGGAAAATTCCTAGATGCAATCACTTACAGGAAGatgagaaggagaagaaag AAGAGGGACCAATCTCCCATCAACAGTGAGCAGAGCGTTTTTTCAGATATTATGGGCCCAGTGGACTGCTGCTATTCTCCTGATGCCCCTCTTGGCCACCTCCATGGTGCTGGATCTCAGAGACACCAGCCCATGTCCTTCTTGTCTAGTGGCTCCCTGCAGAAGAGCAGTACCTCCTCGCACTCTCCTTACTCCTTCAGCACTCCCCCGTGTTCAGTTCAAGCATCCCCGCTTCAGGTGGATGTGGCAGCACAGTGCCCAGGTAACACTACATCTCTTGGCCCTGGAAAAGTGACCTCTTTGGGTTGTAGCACTGCAGATATGTCAAGCGGCGAACCCCCTTTCCATCACCTGGATCCATCTGAGCCAGGCCCCTCGCTTGCTGCGGGAAATCCGGCCTCCACACCGGAGAGACCATATGGTGCCAATGGTCAGGGCCAGGACAGCTCCTGGGGTGTCCCAGGGAGCCCCCAGGAAAAGCTCACAGTTCAGCACATTTTGAGCCCAGAGCTCATATCTCTGGATCCCACTGTCACCGTGAATGGGGAGGGTGGACGCAGGAACCCAACACCAGACACGTTATTTTC AAACTGTACCAAATGTGGTAGTCCATATCTTTATGCGGATTTGAACAGGATGGACCAGCCGACTTTGTGCCCAAAATGCAGGT CTGAGAAGAGGCCAGATAGCAGAAATATTATCTTCAGAAAG TGGCTTCCGTGTGGGCAGTGTCGTGCTTGCCTTGTCACCGAGGACTGCGGAACGTGTGCCAGCTGCCGCAACGGGCTGCTGAACCCCGACTCCCGGAAGCCTGTGCGATGCAGGAGGCGGAAATGTCTCTGCCCCATCCGCAAG AATAAAGCCAAGGATGAGTTGGAGATGGAGAATATGCCG ATACAGCCATATTCCATTTTCCAACATAGTGATTCAGAAGATTTTTCGCTGTTTTtggatgatgatgacgacatGGAG GGCGGACCGAAGAAGCGCAATCGGCGCTCTTGCGGGATGTGCAATGCCTGCCTGCACACCACGGACTGCGGCTCCTGTGACTTCTGCATAGACAAGCCCAAATTTGGGGGGAGCAACAAGAAAAGGCAGAAGTGTCGACTCCGCCAGTGTCAGAGGCAGGCTATG AGACACTTGTTGCCTTTCCAGTTGGGAAAGTCTGAATACCTGACTCCGGAAGGCTGGGTGGGGCTGGGCAGGCCAAGGCCACACTATCAGTATGGTGCTCGCAGGGGCAGATCGCGGAAATCTGAAGCGTTGTGGGATGATATGGAGTTCACTGATGATGAGAATGAGGAAGGCTACATGGCTATATTCAAGCCAGGGTTTCATGGGCCTGTGACTGAAGAGGATGGAGGAGACTTTGCGCAACATTCACAG AACTATGTGAAGACAACCAGTGGGAGGCAAGAAGCACTGAAAGAGAATGGTTTTGCTTCCAAGGTTCTTGAGGCCAACCAACCCTCCATCTCTGTCTCA GAAGCAATATGGGCATATGACCATGTGCCGCAAATGACCGAGAAAGCTGGTGAGGGGGATTCTGGGAAGGAGAGGGCGAGTCTGGACCTGGGCGAGAATATGCGGGTAGTGGAGGTGGACACTGGAGAATCTCACGTGCAGGAGGTCACACCTATG ATCACCCAGATATTTAGCCTGGCAGACAATGCCCAGACGGGCGTTGGAACAGAGCTCCCAATTAACCGTGAACTCCTGCAGCTCCTTGAGGATCTGCGAAGGGCAGTGCTGCCAGTGCACTGGGTGGGACTAATTGTGGAAGGCCCAAGGCTGCAGCTGGTTCAGTGCTCCAAGTTGTCCACCATGGCTGACACCGTGGTGCAGATTGAGTCTGGTTTCCACTACCAGGTTAGTGTGCAGGACCAGCCACTTCTCCTCACCCACCCATTGTATGAGGTCCACCCGTCCCGCCTGGTCTCTGTGGTCCATGTTGTCTCACTGTTGTTGGACCTGGAGAGGTACGCTGTGTGTCAGGGCTACCCAGTCACTGTTCCTTGGGCTGGCCTCGAACCTACATCCTACGTGCGGGCAGCCACCTGCGACTTCCTGGTACCGCGGACAAAGGAACGATGCGCCAAGTGCAGCGTCGCTCCGCTGAGGCTGTGA